A DNA window from Agarivorans sp. TSD2052 contains the following coding sequences:
- the bepA gene encoding beta-barrel assembly-enhancing protease: protein MMTRLAQLFLASMLVSYAPLMSANNQLPEIGTAGASALSIDKEVIYGEAYMRIIRASHRMTNDPVLSEYISELGNQLVAKADQVRTPFNFFLVTDNEINAAAFLGGYVKIHTGLFLYAATESEFASVIAHEIAHVTQRHIARSIENQAAAQNLSMAGMLGSLLLGLANPIAGIAALQATMAAGVQNSINYTRANEFEADRIGLRTLANAGYDPSGMGSFFGKLSEKYRYASKPPQMLITHPLPETRVSEARARANQYPHRFIAPSLSFQLAKSRIIVRHGTLNPKEALDYYQQQITRKEYRIEDAAFYGKALALFGLGEYQKSHAIIDGLVKRHPDNLFLLDTLTDLDVAQKHYEKAISRLKEAQPRYPDNQVIILNLSHALSEDGKFEESAKLLDRYLRNKPNDALAWGELSRTQRRLNNMAASHTAQAEYLSLHSDYRRAIDELHSAFNLTKNNLEQARIQARIEQFKYAEQELEALN, encoded by the coding sequence ATGATGACGCGCCTCGCTCAACTTTTTTTAGCTAGTATGCTAGTTAGTTATGCTCCACTGATGTCAGCCAACAACCAATTACCTGAAATAGGTACTGCTGGTGCGTCTGCTCTATCGATAGACAAAGAGGTTATTTACGGCGAAGCTTACATGCGAATTATTCGAGCGAGCCACCGTATGACCAATGATCCGGTGTTATCAGAATATATTAGCGAATTAGGTAATCAGTTGGTCGCTAAAGCAGACCAAGTGCGCACACCATTTAACTTCTTTTTAGTGACCGATAACGAAATCAATGCTGCGGCCTTTCTTGGTGGTTATGTGAAAATTCATACCGGTTTGTTTCTCTACGCTGCGACTGAAAGTGAATTCGCCTCGGTGATTGCTCACGAGATTGCCCACGTGACTCAGCGTCATATCGCCCGTAGTATCGAAAACCAAGCCGCAGCGCAAAACTTATCAATGGCAGGTATGTTGGGTTCACTGTTGTTGGGCTTAGCTAACCCCATAGCAGGTATTGCAGCACTACAGGCTACGATGGCCGCAGGTGTTCAAAACTCGATTAACTATACCCGAGCTAACGAATTTGAAGCAGACCGAATAGGCTTAAGAACACTAGCCAATGCCGGATATGACCCCAGCGGTATGGGCAGTTTTTTCGGTAAACTGTCCGAGAAATATCGATACGCCAGTAAGCCACCTCAAATGCTCATTACTCACCCACTACCTGAGACTCGAGTAAGCGAAGCCCGTGCGCGCGCCAATCAATATCCGCACCGTTTTATAGCGCCATCGTTATCATTCCAGCTTGCCAAATCCAGAATTATTGTCCGTCACGGAACCCTAAACCCCAAAGAGGCTTTAGATTATTACCAGCAACAAATTACCCGCAAAGAATACCGCATTGAAGACGCGGCTTTTTACGGTAAGGCCCTGGCATTGTTTGGCTTAGGCGAATACCAAAAGTCACACGCTATTATTGACGGTTTGGTAAAGCGTCACCCAGATAACCTGTTTTTGTTGGACACCCTGACAGACCTTGATGTGGCGCAAAAACACTATGAAAAAGCAATTAGTCGTTTAAAAGAAGCTCAACCTCGCTATCCGGATAACCAAGTGATTATATTAAACCTATCACATGCCCTAAGCGAAGATGGTAAGTTTGAAGAATCAGCTAAATTACTAGACCGATACTTACGTAACAAACCGAATGATGCGCTAGCTTGGGGAGAGTTAAGCCGAACCCAACGTAGATTGAATAATATGGCAGCCAGTCACACCGCCCAAGCGGAGTATTTATCCCTACATTCAGATTATCGACGAGCGATTGACGAACTACATAGCGCTTTCAATTTAACAAAAAACAATCTAGAGCAAGCGCGTATTCAAGCGAGAATTGAACAGTTTAAATACGCAGAGCAAGAATTAGAAGCTCTTAACTAA
- a CDS encoding sulfurtransferase TusA family protein, with the protein MLYIDFEKHCCPTPLLESKLWLKQAKSGEQLQLLLGDAGSRSDIPKYFQRLGHRVVINQELGGFLVTITVRSLKE; encoded by the coding sequence ATGCTTTACATAGATTTCGAAAAACATTGTTGTCCAACGCCCTTATTAGAAAGTAAGCTGTGGTTAAAACAGGCTAAATCGGGTGAACAGCTGCAACTACTATTAGGTGATGCTGGCTCGCGCAGTGATATTCCTAAGTATTTTCAGCGCCTAGGTCATCGGGTCGTTATCAATCAAGAATTAGGTGGCTTTCTCGTCACTATTACCGTTCGTTCGCTTAAGGAATAA
- a CDS encoding AI-2E family transporter, translating into MFKVISRWYQRMFSDPEAVAMALVLVIGFVSLYFLGDLLAPLLIALVLAYLLDWPVSFLASHGFKRGLASAVVLLVFFLIATFTVLRVLPTVWGQGMNLIAEYPVMLNSSQQWLEQLPQQYPEFIDGALVESVVDNVRTRLMGVGEQMLQSSFASIVNLATVMVYSVLVPLMVFFMLSDKTLLINSVTRFLPNDRRLLTQVWSEMNGQVINYIRGKAIEILVVGGTSYIVFAVMDLRYSALLGVLVGLSVLIPFIGAFAVTIPVAMVGLFQWGLSPQFGYLILAYGIIQMIDGNVLVPVLFSEAVNLHPLAIIVAVLVFGGLWGFWGVFFAIPLATLVKAVMNAWPHGEKAEEELPQP; encoded by the coding sequence ATGTTTAAAGTGATCTCTCGTTGGTATCAACGGATGTTTTCCGACCCAGAAGCCGTAGCTATGGCTTTGGTGTTGGTGATAGGGTTTGTTTCATTGTACTTTCTCGGCGATTTATTAGCGCCATTACTTATTGCTTTAGTACTTGCATATTTACTTGATTGGCCAGTAAGTTTTTTAGCAAGCCATGGCTTTAAACGAGGCTTGGCTAGTGCTGTAGTACTATTGGTATTTTTTCTTATCGCGACGTTTACGGTACTTAGAGTATTGCCTACGGTATGGGGGCAGGGAATGAATTTAATTGCTGAATACCCCGTTATGCTAAACAGTAGTCAGCAATGGTTGGAGCAACTGCCTCAGCAGTACCCCGAGTTTATTGATGGCGCATTAGTTGAAAGTGTCGTTGATAACGTTAGAACTCGCTTAATGGGAGTTGGCGAGCAAATGTTGCAGTCTTCCTTCGCATCTATCGTCAATTTAGCGACGGTCATGGTGTATAGCGTATTAGTGCCATTAATGGTGTTCTTTATGCTTAGCGACAAAACATTGCTGATCAATAGCGTGACGCGATTTTTGCCCAATGACCGACGTTTACTGACTCAGGTTTGGTCGGAAATGAATGGTCAGGTGATAAATTATATTCGAGGTAAGGCGATAGAAATATTGGTTGTCGGTGGAACCAGCTATATCGTATTTGCGGTAATGGATTTACGTTATTCTGCATTGCTTGGAGTACTCGTTGGGCTGTCGGTACTGATACCTTTTATCGGGGCTTTTGCTGTGACTATACCTGTAGCCATGGTTGGCCTATTTCAATGGGGCTTAAGCCCTCAATTTGGTTATTTAATCTTAGCCTATGGCATCATTCAGATGATCGACGGCAATGTATTAGTTCCAGTGCTATTTTCTGAAGCAGTTAACCTTCACCCCTTAGCTATTATTGTCGCGGTATTAGTGTTTGGTGGGTTATGGGGGTTTTGGGGAGTGTTTTTCGCTATTCCTTTAGCCACTTTAGTAAAAGCGGTTATGAACGCCTGGCCGCATGGTGAAAAGGCTGAAGAAGAGCTTCCTCAGCCTTAA
- the bcp gene encoding thioredoxin-dependent thiol peroxidase: protein MKTLTAGSAAPQFDLPNQDEKRIKLSDYAGKKVLFYFYPKALTPGCTTQACGLRDSIQQLADANVVVFGVSPDPVKRLPKFIEKHQLNFDLLSDEDHQVAEQFGVWGLKKFMGKEYDGIHRISFLINEQGVIEHVFDKFKTKEHHQVVLDYLAG, encoded by the coding sequence ATGAAGACGCTTACTGCAGGTAGCGCCGCGCCGCAATTTGATTTACCCAATCAAGATGAAAAACGGATAAAACTAAGTGACTATGCGGGTAAAAAAGTACTGTTTTATTTTTACCCTAAGGCTTTGACACCAGGTTGTACCACACAAGCTTGTGGCTTGCGTGACAGTATTCAACAATTGGCTGACGCCAATGTTGTCGTGTTTGGTGTAAGTCCAGATCCAGTAAAACGCTTACCCAAGTTTATTGAGAAGCACCAATTGAATTTCGACTTATTATCGGACGAAGACCACCAAGTGGCCGAACAATTTGGTGTTTGGGGACTGAAAAAATTCATGGGTAAAGAGTACGACGGTATTCACCGCATCAGTTTTTTAATTAACGAACAAGGTGTCATTGAGCACGTGTTCGACAAATTTAAAACGAAAGAGCACCACCAAGTGGTGCTCGACTATTTAGCGGGTTAA
- a CDS encoding glycine cleavage system protein R: MSQHLVVTALGTNRTGIVNELTQLVASCGCNIVDSRMALFGSEFTLIMLVSGSHNAIIQIENRLPASAQELQLLTVLKKTSRHELIDYSHSAVLQLSLPDTAGVISKITQFISDYKMNMVSLKSNLFSKDSVEMLHAEFEVKLSPEHQTIDIEQQFAELCIELGSEDFGLQFLSN; the protein is encoded by the coding sequence ATGAGTCAACACTTAGTAGTTACTGCACTTGGCACCAATCGCACCGGCATTGTGAATGAACTTACTCAACTAGTTGCTAGCTGTGGTTGTAATATTGTTGATAGTAGAATGGCCTTGTTTGGCTCAGAGTTCACACTGATCATGCTTGTGTCAGGCTCGCACAATGCAATCATTCAGATTGAAAACCGTCTACCAGCAAGCGCGCAAGAACTTCAACTACTCACCGTATTAAAGAAAACTTCTCGCCACGAATTGATCGATTATTCACACTCCGCCGTTTTGCAATTATCGTTGCCGGATACAGCAGGTGTTATTAGTAAAATAACCCAGTTTATTAGTGACTACAAAATGAATATGGTGAGCCTGAAGTCTAACTTATTTAGCAAAGACAGTGTTGAAATGCTACACGCCGAATTTGAAGTAAAACTCAGTCCAGAACATCAAACAATCGATATTGAACAGCAATTTGCTGAATTGTGTATTGAACTAGGAAGCGAAGATTTCGGTCTACAATTCTTATCTAATTGA
- the bamC gene encoding outer membrane protein assembly factor BamC, translating into MTTLMACSDSAVKHRQAERDFDYLDVAQVEPLVIPEGVKPPNTSNEFNIPSPQPDGEPLLGGAVDVRSPVQIIPLIAGSRTEKTDKGLVFWFDILQSETAEETSETIMQLVTDYITYRNSSVDERNDEQAKIASNWLIDEEVIEGGWFTRDKTLEQRQKFTYQIDVKPHGRTAGLTVDFVDAEMYRDGSDLPLQLDEFDKERLAIVELNRLIGYVSERREALEAELVAKRESERLAVMSEAEKEQLFDETVSLVLVEDGGASYYRARANMEKTMKRLRLVLPIAGFTITDYIENSGSLFLSYDRPPEDVLESYGLASMEFEEKDYLFTVGSNGNVTQITLADAEGVILKPSEVKGLYPYLAILMKMGLDTSDSLSR; encoded by the coding sequence GTGACAACTCTTATGGCCTGCTCAGATAGCGCAGTTAAACACCGTCAAGCAGAGCGCGACTTCGATTACCTTGACGTTGCTCAGGTTGAACCTTTAGTTATCCCTGAGGGGGTTAAGCCACCGAATACCAGTAACGAATTCAATATACCCAGCCCTCAGCCAGACGGCGAGCCTTTGTTAGGCGGTGCTGTTGATGTTCGCTCACCGGTACAGATTATTCCGTTAATTGCTGGAAGTAGAACCGAAAAAACAGATAAAGGATTGGTCTTTTGGTTTGACATATTACAATCAGAAACTGCTGAAGAAACCAGTGAAACTATAATGCAACTGGTGACGGATTATATTACTTATCGCAATTCATCGGTTGATGAGCGTAATGATGAGCAAGCTAAAATAGCGTCGAATTGGTTGATTGATGAAGAAGTCATCGAGGGTGGTTGGTTTACGCGTGATAAAACACTGGAACAGCGACAAAAGTTTACTTACCAAATCGACGTTAAACCACATGGCCGTACAGCGGGCTTAACGGTGGATTTTGTCGATGCAGAAATGTATCGAGACGGCAGCGATTTGCCATTGCAACTGGATGAGTTTGATAAAGAGCGTTTGGCAATTGTAGAGCTAAACCGTTTGATTGGTTATGTTAGTGAGCGTCGAGAGGCTTTAGAGGCTGAGTTAGTTGCAAAACGCGAGAGCGAACGTTTAGCCGTTATGAGTGAAGCGGAAAAAGAACAACTCTTTGATGAAACGGTCAGTTTGGTCTTGGTAGAAGACGGTGGAGCTTCATACTATAGAGCGCGTGCTAACATGGAAAAAACCATGAAACGCTTGCGTTTGGTTTTACCTATTGCTGGGTTTACTATCACTGACTACATCGAAAACTCTGGTAGTTTATTCTTAAGCTACGATCGACCTCCAGAAGACGTTTTAGAAAGTTATGGCTTAGCGAGCATGGAGTTCGAAGAAAAAGACTATTTGTTTACGGTCGGGTCAAATGGCAATGTAACCCAAATTACCCTAGCTGATGCAGAAGGGGTGATACTGAAGCCTAGTGAAGTGAAGGGCCTATATCCATATTTGGCTATTTTGATGAAGATGGGCTTAGATACTAGCGATAGTTTGTCGCGCTAG
- a CDS encoding M15 family metallopeptidase gives MPVNQLALYGLSKDLLLNVPNLGWVHREVLADLENLRAAAKQAGFQLSIFSGYRDFQRQLTIWNNKWNGLRPVLDADSKQIDTSTLSKQQKMHAILRWSALPGASRHHWGCDFDLYDPSLLKPDQSLELIPQEYAANGCQHPFALWLEQHAPQHGFFYPYHHFQGGVEFEPWHLSHWQTSSMLISQLEPQAVLSHLKAANVAGFATIEKHIDQLFNQYVTNICLPES, from the coding sequence ATGCCAGTTAATCAATTAGCCCTGTACGGGCTAAGTAAAGACTTACTGCTCAATGTTCCTAATCTCGGTTGGGTGCATAGAGAGGTGCTGGCTGATTTAGAAAACTTGCGCGCTGCTGCTAAACAGGCCGGTTTCCAATTATCCATTTTTAGCGGATACCGAGACTTTCAGCGACAACTGACTATTTGGAACAATAAATGGAATGGGCTTCGTCCGGTACTCGATGCTGATAGTAAGCAAATTGATACCTCTACGCTTAGTAAGCAGCAAAAAATGCATGCTATTTTACGCTGGTCGGCACTACCCGGAGCAAGTCGCCACCACTGGGGGTGCGACTTTGATTTGTACGACCCAAGCTTACTCAAGCCGGATCAATCACTTGAACTTATCCCCCAAGAGTATGCTGCTAATGGGTGCCAGCACCCCTTTGCTTTATGGTTAGAGCAACACGCTCCTCAGCATGGTTTTTTCTACCCCTACCACCATTTTCAGGGAGGGGTGGAGTTCGAGCCTTGGCATTTAAGCCATTGGCAGACCAGCTCAATGTTAATTAGCCAGCTTGAGCCGCAAGCAGTACTTTCCCACTTAAAAGCCGCCAATGTTGCAGGCTTCGCCACTATCGAAAAACACATTGATCAACTATTCAACCAGTATGTTACCAACATTTGTTTACCGGAGAGTTAA